A stretch of Methanobacterium sp. Maddingley MBC34 DNA encodes these proteins:
- a CDS encoding transcriptional regulator (PFAM: Bacterial regulatory proteins, tetR family), producing the protein MVISNRRKRERERRTNEIIDSAEKFFFKKGFTKTTMDEIAAELELTKPALYRYFTNKEDLFFAVVHRGGQILSNLMKEEADSRDIGLEKILATGYAYWKFYNQYPDYCRVMLDARNIYPECLNAPYFQKIREHGQSYLGIMFEAIEVGKKDGSVRDDIDTFLTALYLVESTIAIIKTSEATSDVLNLIGMTKADFIEHSLGLMGHSIQNRNYSADIIIPKNGNLPYSKDSKD; encoded by the coding sequence TTGGTAATATCTAACAGAAGGAAACGTGAAAGAGAGAGAAGAACCAATGAAATCATTGATTCTGCTGAAAAATTCTTCTTCAAAAAAGGTTTCACAAAAACCACAATGGACGAGATAGCAGCTGAACTGGAACTAACCAAACCAGCCCTATACCGCTATTTCACCAATAAAGAAGATCTTTTCTTTGCAGTAGTTCATAGAGGCGGCCAGATTTTAAGTAACTTGATGAAGGAAGAGGCTGATTCACGTGATATAGGCCTGGAAAAGATTTTAGCCACAGGGTATGCTTACTGGAAATTCTACAACCAGTACCCTGACTACTGTCGGGTGATGCTGGATGCACGTAACATATACCCTGAATGTTTGAATGCTCCCTATTTTCAGAAAATAAGAGAACATGGTCAGAGTTATCTGGGGATTATGTTTGAGGCCATAGAAGTTGGGAAAAAGGATGGTTCAGTCAGAGATGATATTGACACATTCTTAACAGCTCTCTACTTAGTAGAATCAACAATAGCCATAATAAAAACATCAGAAGCCACAAGTGATGTTTTAAATTTGATAGGGATGACGAAAGCAGATTTCATTGAACATTCACTGGGTTTAATGGGTCATTCCATTCAAAACAGGAATTATTCCGCAGATATTATCATCCCTAAAAATGGGAACCTTCCCTATTCCAAAGATAGTAAAGACTAG
- a CDS encoding hypothetical protein (PFAM: Protein of unknown function, DUF488) gives MIFTIGHSNHPFSRFMELIQKHDIQMVVDVRTRPYSKYTPYFSKKPLEEGLKEYKIKYVYLGNKIGGKPDDAKFYHDGELLYHIMEKDDKYQEGLKILLELAKDNRIVILCSEEDPSRCHRHHLISQSLLKHNFQITHIRGNGDLEKVRSDYQARLF, from the coding sequence ATGATTTTCACCATCGGCCATAGCAACCACCCCTTCTCCCGCTTCATGGAACTAATCCAGAAACATGATATTCAGATGGTGGTGGATGTACGAACCAGGCCTTACAGTAAATACACGCCCTACTTCAGTAAAAAACCCCTGGAAGAAGGATTAAAAGAATACAAGATAAAGTACGTTTATCTTGGAAATAAGATTGGTGGAAAACCAGATGATGCTAAGTTCTACCATGATGGCGAACTCCTTTACCACATCATGGAAAAAGATGATAAGTACCAGGAAGGGCTCAAAATCCTCCTGGAACTTGCCAAGGATAATCGGATTGTTATCCTGTGCAGTGAAGAGGATCCTTCCCGTTGTCATCGCCATCACTTAATCAGCCAATCACTACTTAAACATAACTTCCAGATAACCCATATAAGGGGAAATGGTGATCTGGAGAAGGTTAGAAGTGATTACCAGGCCCGTTTATTTTAA
- a CDS encoding putative flavoprotein (PFAM: NADPH-dependent FMN reductase): protein MSNLKNVLILVGSPKGKNSASNNFALYLEDKFQEKGIETEKAYLVEHQKPKRLKKLVEKAFIPELLVIVAPLYIDSIPAITINFMEECYKSKEDSHNQKLMAVFNSGFPEPNHNDLAIRMCKNFASKMDMEWMGGITIGMGAAFERSSLIDAGGMARNLRKGLDAAVESLSHNKPMPSEAVLTASKPLLPLFLSKFFMCYFGEWLWKRKVKDKAVRKKMRYRPYKFQ from the coding sequence ATGAGTAATCTTAAAAATGTGCTAATTTTAGTGGGAAGCCCTAAAGGAAAAAATAGTGCGTCTAATAATTTTGCATTGTACTTGGAAGATAAATTCCAGGAAAAGGGTATTGAAACTGAAAAGGCATACCTAGTAGAACATCAAAAACCCAAAAGATTAAAGAAACTGGTTGAAAAAGCATTCATTCCAGAATTACTGGTTATTGTTGCTCCTTTATACATTGATAGCATACCTGCTATTACCATTAATTTTATGGAAGAGTGCTATAAAAGCAAAGAAGATTCCCATAACCAGAAATTAATGGCAGTATTTAACTCAGGATTCCCTGAACCGAATCATAATGATTTAGCCATTAGAATGTGTAAAAATTTTGCATCAAAAATGGATATGGAATGGATGGGCGGAATAACCATCGGAATGGGCGCAGCCTTTGAAAGAAGTTCTTTAATCGATGCCGGTGGAATGGCCAGAAACCTTCGAAAAGGTTTGGACGCAGCTGTTGAATCCCTTTCCCATAACAAACCAATGCCATCTGAAGCTGTGCTTACTGCCTCTAAACCGTTACTGCCATTATTTTTAAGTAAATTTTTCATGTGTTACTTTGGTGAATGGCTATGGAAAAGGAAGGTTAAAGATAAAGCTGTGAGAAAAAAGATGCGTTATCGTCCCTATAAATTTCAATAG
- a CDS encoding ABC-type transport system, involved in lipoprotein release, permease component (PFAM: Predicted permease): protein MLDIAFKDFKAKKGRAAMCIIGVMVCVLLIGTVNLVLYEMESGLKGDLGTVNGKLYFEKNGTSFPPYASILPESLGNEVLTRSEVNPDKSTKALFAPIQGGNETRYTMIVGLTPGKEQAFIENTTVTGKSSLVGESDNAVILGSETAKNYNATVGSTITVQGNQYQVIGIMKPVGTGWPLTIDSSMVMSLSHAQSVMEMPSLISTVIIIPSGSIDTAETSLQNAYPSYSIYSQNDTQKTLDDNLSQIRIFMNMISLFIFVVSVIIIMIVMMMSVKEKTKEIGTMRAIGTRKRSILALIIYESLILSLIGGIIGIILMSPTYNLLGMLMGATDVNFLSFNIPLPIVTQVLVIVFIIGTFSGLLPAYLATRISPIDALRYE from the coding sequence ATGTTAGATATCGCTTTTAAAGATTTTAAGGCCAAAAAAGGCCGAGCTGCCATGTGCATCATAGGAGTCATGGTATGTGTTTTACTCATTGGCACCGTGAATCTGGTCTTATATGAAATGGAATCCGGTCTTAAAGGAGACCTGGGAACAGTCAATGGAAAACTATACTTTGAAAAAAACGGAACCAGCTTCCCCCCCTATGCTAGTATCCTCCCTGAAAGTCTGGGAAATGAAGTCCTAACCCGAAGTGAAGTTAACCCGGATAAGAGCACCAAAGCACTCTTTGCACCCATACAGGGAGGTAATGAAACCCGTTACACAATGATAGTTGGCCTTACACCCGGCAAGGAGCAAGCTTTCATTGAAAACACCACTGTAACTGGCAAAAGTTCCCTGGTGGGGGAAAGTGACAATGCAGTTATCCTGGGATCAGAGACTGCAAAAAATTACAATGCCACTGTGGGCAGCACCATAACTGTTCAGGGCAACCAGTATCAGGTTATTGGTATTATGAAACCAGTGGGCACTGGATGGCCACTGACCATTGATAGTTCCATGGTAATGTCCCTGTCCCATGCACAATCTGTCATGGAAATGCCCAGTCTCATATCCACAGTTATCATAATACCCAGTGGATCCATAGACACTGCTGAGACCAGTCTGCAGAATGCATATCCCAGCTACAGTATTTACTCCCAAAATGACACCCAGAAAACACTGGATGATAACCTGAGTCAGATCAGGATATTCATGAACATGATCAGCCTCTTTATATTCGTGGTTTCAGTGATCATAATCATGATCGTTATGATGATGTCAGTTAAGGAGAAAACCAAGGAAATAGGGACCATGAGGGCCATTGGAACCAGGAAAAGATCTATTCTGGCGTTAATAATCTATGAATCACTCATCCTCAGCTTGATTGGTGGTATCATTGGAATCATACTCATGTCCCCCACCTACAACCTGCTGGGCATGTTAATGGGTGCAACTGATGTGAACTTCCTGAGTTTCAATATACCCCTGCCAATAGTCACCCAGGTGTTGGTGATTGTTTTTATCATTGGAACATTCAGCGGACTATTACCTGCCTATCTGGCCACACGTATCAGCCCCATAGATGCTTTAAGATATGAATAA
- a CDS encoding drug resistance transporter, EmrB/QacA subfamily (PFAM: Major Facilitator Superfamily~TIGRFAM: drug resistance transporter, EmrB/QacA subfamily) yields the protein MVPINASIINVSLPTISVYFGVGLATTQWVLTSYLITLLGFVLFFSRAGDFWGQERVYLAGLAGFVVTSLLCSLSPSIESLIIFRGLQGLAAAMMISVSMALVRKSFPSHQLGRALGIYAVAIAAGLALGPAIGGIMSGFLGWRSIFLVNLPVGILDFAFCYLILKRSQKSTVKWDIPGTVLQFICLFLTVYTLTMVENASYTTAIITGSMALVSLVLFIYQELRTENPVLNLKLFKNRKFSAFNLSLHFNYLCMYMMFFAVPFYLQKVLHLDQFTTGLVLTASPVMMMTVSPISGIISDKFGSRFPAFLGGVVSAVALLSMTQLTVNSNAWDVFFRLGLLGLGAALFQSPINKAIMSELPSDKAGMASGILATTRNLGMVFAVCYAGLILHSTISPELMQASELYGVAAADLTSGLHLVVLFGALLSMGMAFLSIAGIKNKKESIVKYEKWRWPKPSAWKKGS from the coding sequence ATGGTTCCTATCAACGCCAGCATAATCAATGTATCCCTACCCACCATATCAGTCTACTTTGGAGTAGGTTTAGCCACAACCCAGTGGGTTCTAACCAGTTACCTAATCACCCTCCTGGGATTTGTGCTGTTTTTCTCACGTGCCGGAGACTTCTGGGGACAGGAACGAGTTTACCTGGCAGGTCTGGCCGGGTTTGTAGTAACATCCCTGCTGTGTAGTTTATCACCATCAATAGAATCATTGATTATTTTCAGGGGATTGCAGGGCCTGGCAGCTGCTATGATGATCAGTGTTTCCATGGCCCTGGTGAGAAAATCATTCCCCTCCCACCAACTGGGAAGGGCCCTTGGAATATATGCTGTGGCCATAGCTGCCGGACTGGCACTGGGTCCCGCCATCGGAGGGATAATGTCCGGATTTCTGGGCTGGAGATCCATATTCCTGGTGAACCTGCCAGTGGGAATCCTGGACTTCGCCTTCTGTTACCTGATCTTAAAACGCAGCCAAAAGAGCACTGTTAAATGGGACATACCCGGGACCGTGCTGCAATTCATCTGCCTATTTTTAACAGTGTACACACTGACCATGGTGGAAAATGCCAGCTACACCACAGCAATCATCACTGGATCCATGGCACTGGTCAGCCTGGTTCTATTCATTTACCAGGAACTCAGGACTGAGAATCCAGTGTTAAACCTGAAACTCTTCAAAAACAGGAAGTTCAGTGCATTCAACCTCAGCCTGCACTTTAACTACTTATGTATGTATATGATGTTCTTTGCAGTGCCCTTCTACCTGCAGAAGGTCTTGCACCTTGATCAGTTCACTACTGGCCTGGTTTTAACTGCATCACCAGTCATGATGATGACTGTATCCCCTATAAGTGGGATAATATCCGATAAATTCGGTTCAAGGTTCCCGGCATTCCTGGGTGGGGTGGTCTCAGCAGTGGCCCTGCTTTCCATGACCCAACTAACAGTGAACTCAAATGCATGGGATGTTTTCTTCAGACTGGGTCTTCTGGGATTGGGGGCAGCACTCTTCCAGTCACCTATTAACAAGGCGATTATGTCAGAGTTACCCTCTGATAAAGCAGGTATGGCCTCGGGTATACTTGCAACCACCCGGAACTTGGGCATGGTCTTTGCAGTGTGTTATGCAGGACTGATCCTGCATTCTACAATTTCACCAGAATTGATGCAGGCCAGTGAACTTTATGGGGTAGCAGCAGCCGACCTTACCAGTGGCCTGCACCTGGTGGTACTATTCGGTGCACTATTGAGTATGGGTATGGCATTCTTATCCATTGCCGGGATAAAAAATAAGAAAGAATCAATAGTTAAATATGAAAAGTGGCGGTGGCCAAAACCATCCGCGTGGAAAAAAGGGTCATAG
- a CDS encoding putative membrane protein (PFAM: Predicted membrane protein (DUF2085)) codes for MKQDAVVSGNFKAFNLICHRIPQRTFKIKGRYFPVCARCTGFYIGAFSYFILAYFVYVEYTVYLIILAILMIIPAFIDGFTQLMGNRMSNNNLRLLTGLAGGVGLGILVKAVKWMILISF; via the coding sequence TTGAAACAGGATGCAGTGGTTTCAGGTAATTTTAAGGCTTTTAATTTAATATGCCACCGGATTCCTCAAAGAACATTTAAGATCAAAGGCAGGTATTTCCCAGTATGTGCTCGATGCACCGGGTTTTATATAGGTGCTTTTTCCTATTTCATATTAGCTTATTTTGTCTATGTTGAATACACAGTTTACCTGATAATTTTAGCAATTTTAATGATTATACCTGCTTTTATAGATGGTTTTACTCAGTTGATGGGAAACCGAATGAGTAATAATAATTTACGCTTATTAACTGGACTTGCAGGGGGTGTTGGACTCGGGATTTTAGTTAAAGCCGTAAAATGGATGATTTTGATAAGTTTTTAA
- a CDS encoding multimeric flavodoxin WrbA (PFAM: NADPH-dependent FMN reductase): MKAVILDGSNDQNSTFTTVNPIVTSKFEEEGWAVDNYVLRKEKIATCIGCFGCWLKTPGVCILKDKGQKIAKKVIQADLVVMLTPITFGGYSYQLKKIVDRLIPNILPFFTRIGGEIHHQPRYDKNPDMLVIGYLPQPDAECEDIFSKLIKRNAINMHCLHYQVDILTGDVDLGKVAQFIENVKVLA; the protein is encoded by the coding sequence ATGAAAGCTGTAATATTAGACGGTTCAAACGATCAAAACAGCACATTTACCACAGTTAACCCGATAGTTACCTCAAAATTTGAAGAGGAGGGATGGGCTGTGGATAATTATGTTCTGAGGAAAGAGAAAATTGCCACCTGCATAGGCTGTTTTGGATGCTGGTTAAAAACTCCTGGTGTATGTATATTAAAAGATAAGGGTCAAAAGATAGCAAAAAAAGTAATCCAAGCTGATCTTGTGGTAATGTTAACACCCATAACCTTTGGTGGTTATTCTTACCAGTTGAAAAAGATAGTTGATCGTCTCATACCTAATATATTGCCCTTTTTCACCAGGATAGGCGGGGAAATACATCACCAACCCCGTTATGATAAAAATCCGGATATGCTGGTTATTGGTTACCTGCCCCAACCAGATGCTGAATGTGAGGATATTTTCAGCAAACTCATTAAGCGTAATGCCATTAACATGCACTGCCTCCATTACCAGGTTGATATCCTCACCGGTGATGTTGATCTTGGTAAAGTAGCTCAGTTCATAGAGAATGTGAAGGTGCTGGCATGA
- a CDS encoding ABC-type antimicrobial peptide transport system, ATPase component (PFAM: ABC transporter): protein MKGLVKGEELWKTYKLDSTEVHALRGLNITVDEGEFVSIMGPSGSGKSTLLNMIGGLDTPTSGDLFIGGKEISSLNDGELTKMRAENIGYIFQTFNLLPALTVRDNVGFPMRNLSGDKKLDKSSRTQRAEECVEIVGLGPRMNYLPAKLSGGERQRVAIARALVNNPKFILADEPTGNLDTEATENIINLLHQVNDEGTTVIMVTHDVDTTKGTRVMRIRDGVIES from the coding sequence ATGAAAGGTTTAGTTAAGGGAGAGGAACTCTGGAAAACTTATAAACTGGACAGTACCGAGGTTCACGCCCTAAGAGGATTGAATATAACTGTTGATGAGGGTGAATTTGTATCCATAATGGGCCCATCAGGGTCAGGGAAATCAACCCTCCTCAACATGATTGGGGGTCTGGACACCCCTACCAGTGGAGATCTCTTCATTGGTGGAAAAGAAATATCCTCCCTGAATGATGGAGAACTTACCAAAATGCGGGCGGAAAATATTGGATACATCTTCCAAACCTTCAACCTCCTACCGGCATTAACTGTCCGTGATAATGTAGGGTTCCCCATGAGGAACTTAAGTGGAGATAAGAAGCTGGATAAATCTTCCAGAACTCAAAGGGCAGAAGAGTGTGTGGAGATTGTTGGTCTGGGCCCTCGTATGAATTATCTCCCTGCAAAGCTTTCTGGGGGAGAAAGGCAACGGGTGGCCATTGCCCGTGCCCTGGTTAATAATCCTAAATTTATTTTAGCTGATGAACCCACTGGAAACCTTGATACTGAGGCCACAGAGAACATAATCAATCTCCTACACCAGGTTAATGATGAGGGCACCACTGTGATTATGGTTACTCATGATGTGGATACCACCAAGGGTACACGGGTGATGCGCATCAGGGATGGGGTTATTGAAAGTTAA
- a CDS encoding putative ATPase (AAA+ superfamily) (PFAM: Bacterial regulatory protein, arsR family; Archaeal ATPase), which produces MPILPMGIPQDVDKFFYNREKDLKKLKNYINALNLDVAEQILVTGFRGVGKTYLLKKLASDLPDNILVAYVDISRIYGVQKGKITEEMIMKEILTSLNQSLKKKENYPSKLKRSLTTALHKINWKKYDFKEAGGILGVDIPQVIDDYDKLSHFTMQFPQKLVDSSSGSLNGVLLIIDEFQLIGELDNPTAFFWMIRSYTQEQDNVTYIFTGSTSKTSDIVEMINGNNGAYGGRMIQFNVDPFSPDETLSYLSERVPEINFTSDGFARFYQCTRGIPAYINSFCNTLSAGVVYDENMIKETFFEKMDQIIIMWIRIWGTLNSHEKEILINLAQSGPQRWTELMENTDMSRGTLAKYLDILKNKGIINIESKNYKIGDLMLETWLQHREELDGYYPP; this is translated from the coding sequence ATGCCAATTTTACCCATGGGGATCCCTCAGGATGTGGATAAATTTTTCTATAACCGGGAAAAAGACCTTAAAAAATTAAAAAATTATATAAATGCCCTGAATTTAGATGTTGCCGAACAGATACTGGTAACTGGCTTTAGGGGTGTTGGTAAAACATACCTTTTAAAGAAGCTGGCCAGTGATCTTCCAGATAATATACTGGTGGCATATGTGGACATTTCACGAATTTATGGTGTGCAGAAGGGTAAGATCACTGAAGAAATGATAATGAAGGAAATATTAACCTCGCTGAATCAATCTCTCAAAAAAAAAGAAAATTACCCCTCTAAACTAAAAAGATCACTTACAACAGCCCTCCATAAAATCAACTGGAAGAAATATGATTTTAAAGAAGCAGGAGGAATTTTAGGGGTTGATATACCTCAGGTTATTGATGATTACGATAAACTAAGCCATTTTACCATGCAGTTTCCTCAAAAATTAGTGGATTCATCATCCGGAAGCCTGAACGGGGTCCTGTTAATAATTGACGAATTCCAACTTATTGGAGAACTGGATAATCCCACTGCATTTTTCTGGATGATCCGCAGCTACACCCAGGAGCAGGATAATGTAACCTACATCTTCACTGGTTCCACATCCAAAACCAGCGATATTGTGGAGATGATTAATGGGAATAATGGAGCCTACGGAGGTCGAATGATCCAGTTCAATGTGGATCCCTTCTCCCCTGATGAAACCCTGAGTTACCTATCAGAAAGGGTACCTGAAATAAATTTCACCAGTGATGGTTTTGCACGTTTCTATCAGTGCACCAGGGGGATACCTGCTTATATCAATAGTTTTTGCAATACACTTTCCGCAGGGGTAGTTTACGATGAAAATATGATTAAGGAAACTTTCTTCGAGAAAATGGATCAGATTATCATCATGTGGATCCGAATTTGGGGAACTCTTAACTCTCACGAGAAGGAGATTCTGATAAATCTTGCTCAATCTGGACCACAAAGGTGGACTGAACTAATGGAAAACACTGATATGTCCAGGGGAACCCTGGCCAAATATCTGGATATCCTTAAAAACAAAGGAATAATCAATATCGAGTCAAAAAATTATAAAATAGGTGATTTAATGCTGGAAACATGGCTCCAACATAGAGAAGAGCTTGATGGTTATTATCCTCCTTAA
- a CDS encoding helicase family protein with metal-binding cysteine cluster (PFAM: Helicase conserved C-terminal domain; Domain of unknown function (DUF1998); Tetratricopeptide repeat; DEAD/DEAH box helicase) translates to MLKNVLETLEKNRIFRRKVEHIETLNERQAHYGEVKDLPSSLQKYLQDSHIQLYQHQVEATELIRNGENVLITTPTASGKTLAFNLAIVETLSRDEEATALYIYPAKALANDQLNVLKHLESSCGLDFKPNIYDGDTPRNIRPWIKENSRLILTNPYMLHLIMGWHHQWSRFYKNLKYVVIDEAHHYRGVFGSNVAFLIRRLRRICNHYGSYPQFILSSATLANPDEFSRNLVGMSFQEVNQDTSPSGKKHFVLYNPFAKWGDLSTHQETKNLFQLMVTNDLQTLCFTVSRKMAEIIAMWTKKELNQTRPDLVNRITAYRSGYLAEERRKIEKGLKTGSLVGVTCTNALELGVDIGSLDCVIISGYPGTMISTWQQAGRAGRAENESMVIMVAFENALDQYLMKHPEFLFHKSHENAVIDLQNKKITQGHLMCAVKEMPLTVDDFEKYFEADYDTLEAIRQGGLVKETLIGLTYIGRNDPAMNISLDQISSDHFKVFHNKRLMETMDRQHAYSEAHEGAVLINQGETYTVDSFDLAKRTINVKKMDVDYHTQALKNVDVSIEKEISSRKIGNFSVSFGEVKVSQDFYKYKTMLYGKTLSTYNLDLPPLKYHTRGLWFTVPGLVQDTLENVFTKKDAYAGSLHGAEHALISMFPLLVLCDRFDIGGLSTNYHPETGKATIFIYDAYEGGIGLAEKAVEVMEKLVEVTRDMVKSCQCRKGCPTCIYSPKCGNDNKPLHKKGTIFILESIMKMMKGESVDLPTDITYDHRETITAPFKHPMVGAEGYQEFENPENLTRKGESFYLNGNNKEALTCFQKALKMDENNISALKYQGMILAEQDSHAKAIASFKKVLKKREDDAEALYYLAVSLHETGNYSNSKDASWKLIEKRGDWDDAWHVLAMALQALGDKEGAITAYRKALAINPLNEDAADKLNGILED, encoded by the coding sequence ATGCTTAAAAACGTCCTTGAAACCCTGGAAAAAAATAGAATCTTCCGCAGGAAAGTGGAACACATTGAAACCCTCAATGAACGCCAGGCACACTACGGTGAAGTGAAAGATCTACCTTCATCCCTCCAGAAATATCTTCAGGACAGTCATATCCAACTTTACCAGCACCAGGTTGAAGCCACCGAGCTTATCCGGAATGGTGAAAACGTTCTCATAACCACTCCCACCGCTTCAGGCAAAACCCTTGCCTTTAACCTGGCCATTGTTGAAACTTTAAGCCGGGATGAAGAGGCAACTGCCCTTTATATTTACCCTGCCAAGGCACTGGCCAATGACCAGCTTAATGTTTTAAAACATTTAGAATCATCATGTGGATTGGATTTCAAACCCAACATTTATGATGGTGACACACCCCGGAATATCCGGCCCTGGATCAAGGAAAATTCACGTTTAATCCTCACTAACCCCTACATGTTACACCTTATAATGGGGTGGCATCACCAGTGGTCACGTTTTTACAAAAACCTGAAGTATGTGGTGATTGATGAGGCTCACCATTACCGTGGTGTTTTCGGATCCAATGTAGCCTTCCTAATCCGCAGATTAAGACGGATCTGTAACCATTACGGTAGTTACCCCCAGTTCATTCTATCTTCTGCCACCCTGGCCAACCCTGATGAGTTCAGCCGTAACCTGGTGGGTATGAGTTTCCAGGAGGTTAACCAGGACACTTCCCCCAGTGGAAAGAAGCACTTCGTTCTCTATAATCCCTTTGCCAAGTGGGGGGATCTTTCCACTCACCAGGAGACCAAGAACCTGTTCCAGCTAATGGTCACCAACGATCTACAGACTTTATGTTTCACTGTCAGCCGTAAAATGGCAGAGATCATTGCCATGTGGACCAAAAAGGAGCTGAACCAAACAAGGCCCGACCTGGTGAACCGTATAACCGCCTACAGGTCTGGTTATCTGGCCGAAGAGAGACGAAAAATAGAGAAGGGACTTAAAACCGGTAGTCTGGTAGGTGTGACCTGTACCAATGCCCTGGAGTTAGGGGTGGATATTGGTAGTCTGGATTGTGTGATTATCAGCGGCTACCCTGGAACCATGATCAGCACCTGGCAGCAGGCAGGACGTGCGGGACGTGCAGAAAACGAGTCCATGGTTATTATGGTGGCTTTTGAAAATGCCCTGGACCAGTACCTAATGAAACACCCTGAATTCCTGTTCCACAAAAGTCATGAGAATGCAGTTATTGACCTTCAGAATAAGAAAATAACACAGGGACACCTTATGTGTGCTGTGAAGGAAATGCCACTAACTGTGGATGATTTTGAGAAATATTTTGAAGCAGATTATGATACTTTGGAGGCAATTCGTCAGGGGGGGCTGGTAAAGGAAACTTTAATTGGGTTAACCTATATTGGGCGTAACGATCCGGCTATGAACATCAGCCTGGATCAGATATCCAGTGACCACTTTAAGGTTTTCCATAATAAACGTTTAATGGAGACCATGGATCGACAGCACGCCTACAGTGAAGCCCATGAAGGAGCAGTACTCATCAACCAGGGTGAAACCTACACCGTGGATAGTTTTGACCTGGCCAAAAGGACCATCAATGTTAAGAAGATGGATGTGGATTACCATACCCAGGCCCTTAAAAACGTGGATGTTTCCATTGAAAAGGAGATTAGCTCCAGAAAGATAGGGAATTTCAGTGTTTCTTTTGGTGAGGTTAAGGTTTCCCAGGATTTCTATAAATACAAGACCATGCTCTACGGGAAAACCCTGTCCACCTATAACCTGGATTTACCACCATTAAAGTATCATACTCGTGGTTTATGGTTCACTGTTCCCGGATTGGTCCAGGATACACTGGAAAATGTTTTCACCAAAAAAGATGCCTACGCCGGCAGCCTCCACGGTGCAGAACATGCACTTATATCCATGTTCCCCTTACTGGTACTCTGTGACCGTTTCGATATAGGGGGTTTATCCACCAATTACCATCCTGAAACAGGTAAGGCAACTATTTTCATCTATGATGCCTATGAAGGCGGTATAGGTCTGGCAGAGAAGGCAGTTGAGGTAATGGAGAAACTGGTGGAAGTTACCAGGGATATGGTTAAAAGCTGCCAGTGCCGTAAAGGATGCCCTACCTGTATTTATTCTCCTAAATGTGGAAATGACAACAAACCATTACATAAAAAGGGAACTATTTTCATCTTAGAATCTATTATGAAGATGATGAAGGGTGAAAGTGTGGATTTACCCACTGATATAACCTATGATCATCGGGAAACCATCACTGCACCTTTCAAACATCCAATGGTGGGTGCGGAAGGTTATCAAGAATTTGAAAACCCTGAAAATCTCACCCGTAAGGGTGAATCATTCTATCTCAACGGGAACAACAAAGAAGCTTTGACTTGTTTCCAGAAGGCCCTTAAGATGGATGAAAACAATATTTCAGCCTTGAAGTATCAGGGTATGATCCTGGCAGAACAGGATTCTCATGCCAAGGCCATTGCATCCTTTAAGAAAGTTCTTAAAAAAAGGGAAGATGATGCCGAAGCCCTTTATTATCTGGCAGTTTCACTCCACGAAACTGGTAATTATTCAAATAGTAAAGATGCATCCTGGAAACTCATTGAAAAAAGAGGAGACTGGGATGATGCCTGGCATGTACTGGCCATGGCACTACAGGCACTAGGTGATAAAGAAGGAGCTATAACTGCCTATAGGAAGGCTTTAGCTATTAATCCCTTGAATGAAGATGCTGCGGATAAATTAAATGGTATTTTAGAAGATTGA